From Struthio camelus isolate bStrCam1 chromosome 8, bStrCam1.hap1, whole genome shotgun sequence:
GCAACCGCAAGGTTTCCCCATGCCTGCAGCACGCGAGCCTGTCTGGAGCAGGGGGCAGCCACCCCGTGGCCGCTGCCGTAATTTAAGCAGCGAATGTGACTCATCCTCGCAGCCCAAACGAGCTCCAAAGAGCTGCACCCTGCTGGGGCTGCTTTTTTTGCTGCAATATTAAAAAGGTCAAGCCTTGAGGAAGGTGAAAgctcagaggcagctgctggAGATCCCCGTGGGGGACGGGGAGCACTGAAACATCcgttagcctggagaagggataaATCTGGCATCAACTAATCTTGTCCCATCTGAACCACGGACCACAGAGGTCCACCAAAGCCGTCTACTGAGGTCTTCCAGGAGCGCAGCGCAGGCACGGCGAGGGCTACGGCGGTGCTTCGCTAGCCTGACACCGAGGGCCAAAACCCCCAGGAGAAACAGAgcatctgaaaaagcagaaaatcccTGGAGAAGATGCTGGGAGCCGTTCTGCCACCTCCATGCTCCCATTGCTGGGTCCTGCTGCGGCCGGCAGCCTCTGCGCACCGGGGCTGAGCAGGCAGCGTCTCCCACCCCGACACGAGGAGGAGATTTCAGGGCTACCTGCTCCTCCCGAGTTACTCGTGTAGCCGCTGGGCCTGGGCCTGGTGCAGCCGGCAGAGCGGGGTGACCCACGCACCATCTGCCTGCGCTAATGGCCGGAGAAGGGCCTGCGCAAGGGAGCGTAGCACTGGCCTGTGGCAGATCTCGCCAGTGGGAAACTTTAAGAGAATTAAAAACTATGCAGCAGAAGGCTTGTGCTTGCCACCAGGAAGCCTGACAGCAGCAAagcctttgcatttttaaatgctaaaaaataaaaataaataaataacaaactgCACCACTCTTCCCCACCCGGGGCAGTTAAGGGCCCTTCGGGCAGATTTTGCAGCAGCTCCGGCCAAGTCTAGCTCTTGCTTTCAGATTTAAACCTCCATCCTACTTGAGAGGATGTTGCGGGATACGCCACAAAGAGACTTATCCCTTTGCAAAAAACAATTTCACCCGTGCCTGATCCCCTGCTAACGCCGCTCGGCCTGCCAGGCCCCTTGGGGAAATTCCCTTGACTCTCATCTGCCCGCGAGACTCGCTGGGAAGGGCTGAACTGGTCCGTCTCCGCtgccggggagcaccgaggggttTCACGCAGCCACCAGGACTCGCGCGCAGCTGGCTGCGTAGCTGAAATCAGAGCCACCGACTCCAGCACCAACTTCTCGGCCAAAGCAACCGGTGCGGCGGGAGCTTGTCTCCAGGACGGgctctgccttgccttgccgGGCTGCCGCTGTGCGAGGCTGCTCCCacgccagggctgcaggcagcccacACGCGGCACTGGACACAGGAGACCAGAAACACCAGCATCCCCTTTGTTCCGTCTTTATTTACAGGGGAGGCGAGACCTGTATTTCACCTTGAGAGCTGTCTTGGCCGAGCAAAGCCCCGGGAAGCCTCTCCAGACCCGCGGGGCTCCAGCCCCTCTCACCCAGGGCGGACGTGCTGCCGCTGGAGTAATTCAGCCAGCCAAGCCGGCAGGCGACGGGGAGGGTCCGCGGACAGGGAGCGGGGCCACGGGCTGCCACGCGCCCCCGCCGCAGAGCACGAAGCAACGAGTCTGCCCCAGCGGCCCTCGCTGGGCACACCgctgcctttcctctcctcttggtTAAAAACCAAAGCCTGTTTCTGGCCGCCTTGGGGCTGGAGCGCGACGGGGCAGGGGGTTTCTAAGGATTTAAGCTTTTAACCATGCAGAGCAAGAGCAATGCTCTGGAAGGAGAAAAGCCCCAGTGGGAGCAAGGCTGAGGGTACCTGCTCCAGGCCTGGGCAACGGGCTTGGTGGGGGGCAAGCCAGTCCCAGCGGCAGGGGCCAGAGGAGCTTTCTGGGTTCCCATCCCACCACGATTCCTGGTGCCCCAGCTCGGTGGTACAGCTCCACCAGGCCCTCCTGGGCTGCTGCTACTGCGGCGCTGCTGGGTTACGGGAGCCCAATTCTTACCCCGAGCGAGGGAAGTGAcctccccgggcagccccgcagctgGGGGACGCTGTGGGCAACGCAAGTCCTCCACCTGCACACATGGGACAGATGCAGCCCAGGCAAGGGCCTGCTCCAGAAAGGGGCAGCAGGGTGGCCCAGGCATCCAGTTTCACAATACCCAGCTGGGACCcgtgtgctgggtgagctgcagACATGCCACACAGGGAGAGGCGTTTGGGAGCCCAGGGACCATTGCGCACCACCAGCCTGTCCCAGACAGACTGCTCAGGAGCTACCTGGCACCACCCGCTGCCTCTGTCCTTCCAAAGAGGCTGGTTCACCCTCAGCAACATCCTACAGACCTGACTTCGCCTATCCGAGAGCGAAACCGTTCCAGGTGGGGAATGGCAGAGCCACCATCGGCCTGCTGCAGCCCGACCTCTGAGCTTGGGATTGAGCCTAGGACTCAGCCAAAAATCCCACCACACACATGGCCCCAGAGCTGCAGCGGGGCTGAAGGGACGCCAGGTGCCATCCCCACCCAAGCCGGACAGTGAGACTGCTACGGACACAAGCTACCATGCTTAGATGACCACAGCCCCTGCATCACCCCTTAGGTCCCTGCTGCAGGGTATCACGACCACAGCCCCTGCATCACCCCTTAGGTCCCTGCTGCAGGGTATCACACCAGATGCCCCCCTCCTCGCGGTGGGAAGGGGTGTCAGCCACGGCGCAAGGACGCTGCTGAGGGACTGAGGCCTGGGACGCAGAGACGGTCAGGGGAGGCATTACACGTCATTCTCCAAAATCCCCGTGGCATCAGTGCCTGCCAGGCAAAACCAGGCTGCTCAGACCGGAACAGCAACAGCGGGAGGAGGCAACCCCAGCCCACTCCCAAAGACTGTCACGCTCAACCTGTCACCTCCGCCCCCACCTGTCCCTCCCCGGGATACAGACCACCGCAGTACTAAAGCATCTGTTGGATGTTCTTCCTCTCGCCTACGAGGTGAGGCTCCCGAGCCCAAAATCTCCCAGGACCCTCTTCCAGCCCCCTCCCGGCAACACTGAGCCTGGCAAATACCTTATGGCAAGTAATTTTACATTATTCTGCGTTTACACAAAAATAGAGCACTTCTATATTTATAGAGATTTATAGCCGGTTCCGTGCTGGAGGAGTTACTGAGCAAGGCCAGGAGCTGTGGGCGGTCCGGGCTCCCGAGCGGCCAGCTGCTTCTCATTCGGCATTTCCATCATACAAAATTAAAGGCATTCGTCTCCGTCTGGTTTCTTAAATAGATAAGGaggtgggggggcggggagggaaaaTTGAACAGACAGTATGTACAGAGGGGCAGCGGCAGGGCCCGAGCGCCCTCCGCCCCCagcctcgcgccggccgcccggggtCAGTGAGGCCGGCTGCTGGACTCTGAGGGCTGCCGCTGGCGGGGAGGAGTGTAGCCGTTCAGGTAGCCGTTGCTCTGGCGCTTGCTGAGTCCGCCGTTAAGGATGTCCTGGATGTGCTGCACTATCAGGTTTATGGCCACTGCGAGCAAAGCACAGGGGAAGATACGGGGGAGGGACTGCGTTAGGATCGTCTCGAACGCGCGAGAGCCAAGCCAGAGAAAAcaagcctgctgtgcccctgctcGGGCGCCCATCCCCTCCTCTTGCACGCCAGGGAGCTGCAACCCCGTGGGGAGAAACTGCCCCTTGCCAGGGCACCGCGATCCCTCTGCCCCGGCCGAGCCAGGCCCCGAGCCAGCGAGGTCAGGCTGATGCCAGCCAGCTGGGGATGGGACCATCCCTGGTGCCCATCTGGCCGGGGAGAAGCACCCTCCCCTCCGCGCGGCATGAGCCCGGAGGAGTTTGCCTTGAGGAGCTGCACACAGACAGGCTCCCAGGCTCGCTCGGAGGAGCGCGGTGTCCCAGGCGGGAGCGCGTGAGGTATCGGTGTCATCAGCGCACGCGTGGTCTCTCGGTGCTCTCTTGGGCAGCAGCGGGCTGAGTCACCTCCGTGGCAGGCCCTGCTACCTCCTGCCTGACCGCGTCACGACGGCGTCAGCCCGCAGCCGGCTGCCAGGATGTAACGGCAGGGCCTGGGTCCGCTCACCTTCATTATCTGCTCCTCTGGGAATGATCACATCAGCATACTTCTTGGTCTGGGAGGAAAGAGAGCGCTGCGTTACAGGGAAAGCGGAGAGCTGCCATGCTGATGTCCCCGCTTCCCAGGGCTGTCCTTCTCCTCCCCTTGTCAAGCCCAAACCCACCGAGAGGTACGTTATTGCTAAGGCTACATTTTGGATGCTCTTATTTGCCCTCTGCTCTGCATTTTAAGGGCTGTGCTTTGTGCCTTGACTCTATTTCCATGAGCTCAAACAAATTCCAGTAAGGGACAGATCACCCTAATAAAACCTGAAATTAAAAAGCCTCATGAACACAAGAGTCCAGGAGCAGTGGTTTTTGGAAACAACCTCCTCTCTGAATCCAGCACGACTGGTTCACAAACAAGGCCTGGCATGCCCGGGCTGCGTGGACATGCGATCTGCATGGGATGGGGGGGATTTTCTGCCAGCAGCACCGGCAAAAAAGATCCCCTTCAGGATGCCAGTCCTGGTCTATTTTCACCTGCAGATGCCAGTTGCAGTTTCCTCCCCTATTCACGCTTGCTTTTACAGCCGATGAACTTCCTGACAGCCACGCTGCAGCCCGAGCAAGCGAGCCAGCATGCTGGGCCAGAGCTGTCATCTGACACCTCCAGGCGCTTCCAGCCACATCAAAAACCCCCAGGACACTGTGGACCATTTCAgtgctgggcagcctggtccagAGCTGGTTAGGAGCAGGCTAACAGGAACTGCGGACGCTGAGCCTGCTCTGCACCCGTGTGCAATTGCTGTGTGGCCTGGCCCACCACCAGCTTGGAGGTGGGAGCAGACCACTGCAGAGCTGGTGGATAGGGATGAAGCAGTTGTTTTCTACCCTCCTTGTTTCACATTTCCTGCTGAAGAGTCTGTAGGAGGATGAGAGACTGACACCACATCCACTGTTTTGTGAAGCTGCAGGTACACCTGGCTGAGGACTCAAGGAGGAGGCACCAAGCTGGATCTCCTTCCCAGGAAAAGCCTTACTAGGCCTGACACTAAAATTGGACCTCAGTTCCCAGAGCTACCTCTGCATGAGTCAGGGAAGAAGGTGCTGCCCAGGAGTCCAGGCCCCTTCTGGGGTCCACCAGAAACAGATCTCTTAACACAGAAAGGATCAACCCttcctctgggaaaggacagagcCAGCCACAGAGATGCCTCCATGGGCAAGACCTGATGCTGGAGGCGCAGGTTCAGTTCCTGCTCGTGCTGCTGGCTAGCACTCCCCCAGCTGCAGGGCTCCGCTGGCTCAGCCTCTCCAGGATAAGAAGAAATTCCCCAAGGAACTACCACACCTGCTTGAAAAGCCTCAAAAGCCAAAGTGCAGCCTCCCCTCCatgagggcagcagcagcagccaggaaaaGCGTGCAACGGCTAGTCGTGCAAACTTGCCCTTGCACCTGCGAGTTCCCCGGGGCTGCAGCGGTCTCTTACGTGCAAAGTCCCTGTCTGCTAGGGGCCCTTGCCTCCCACTCTCGCTTCAGCTAGCAGCTCCCAAAgtggcttcctttctccaggcagaCCTCACGACCCTGACCTTCAGCAAGGTCTCTGTCAACTCTTCACCTTGGTCAGCCGGGAAACAGGACCTGCAAGGCCATATCCTGCAGCATAGCACAACGGAAAAAGCTTCCCTGCTCTTCcaagcgtgcagccagcagcaccATAGGGCAAAAAGGGCAGACAGCACAGCCCGAAACACAACGCAGGCGTGGCGGGCACTTCTCTAGCTAGACGGAGCCGGATCTCCTTGCTCCTAGACCTCCTCTTCCCACCTGGATGCGGCCAGAGATCATCCCCGCTGGTCTGGCATCTGCTGAGCTGCCTGGTGCCGGTTTGGCACAGCCCACGCAGGGAAGGGTCTCTCTTGCCGCGGCTGCCTCCTCGCGGGGGACGGTGATCTCAccaggaaggcagcagccatATAAGCAGTCTCCATCGCGCCCTGCGCCGGCCAGCACCGACACCCCCACCTTTCCGCTCTGCCGGCACGgtggcctgagctccagggcacAAAAAGCTCCTGGCTGAGGGGGTGGGCGGGCGGTGAGGCATTTTTGGCAGACTCCGATGCGTGTCCCTCCCCGTGTACTTACTGGCAAGCAGAACTCCTCAAAGGCAGGCTTGACGAAGGTGATGTACTGAGACAAGATCTGCTCGAGGTCCCTGCCTCGCTCACTGATGTCTCGTAGCACTGAGGGGGAAGAGGCGAGGCACAGTCAGGAGCCAGGACGTGAACCGCTCCATCCCTCCTCGCCAGAAGCACGGGCCTTGGCCAGTCACCTGGGTATTTGCCCCGAGGTCCCTgttcctgggagctgctgcttccAAGCCTTCCTGGGAGCTAAGGGCTGGTGGACCGACCAAGGGCTTTTTTTTGGCCTCCCTCCCTTGCCTGAGCTCTGCAAGGGCGCTCCAGCTTAACCAGTGCCACCCCAGTCCTGGCTGTCCCCTGGGCACCCCAGAGCGAGCCCTTgcacccctcctgtccccctgccctggctacCCAAGcccgggctccctgctctgccctcggCCCAGGACAGAGGTGCCCAGGGCACAGAAAAGCTGTGCGTTTCACACCGCACACAGCTCAAGGCACGGTTCAACTCAGGTTGGCAGAGCTGAAGAGAGCAATGCTCACCCCCCTGGCGCTGCTGGGCCTTCTCGCGCCGTCCCCAGCTCCGGTCTCAAGCCGCTTCAGTGTGGGCACGTACCCCATGTCAGCAGGAATTGAACCTACGGCTAAGGGCCAGAACGGCGGATGGGATCTTGGCCCTCCCCaaggggctggctggctggcttctCCCCAGCAGGCTCACGCCTGGCCCCGCGTTTGGAGCGAGCCTCCTCCGCGTGCCAAGCGGAGCCGAGCCACGGCACTGCCCGCCTCGCGCAACCCACTCGGCAGCCAGTGCCCGGGCGCCTGCGGGGCCAGGACAGAGCTGTCTGCCAAGCGCTAGTCTGGCGCCATCCCAGCGGCCGTTTGCCCTCGGCCAGCAGCTCCGCAGCATGCCCtgccgcagccccgcgcgggaGGAGAGCGGGCTGGCGAGGCAGGACgcctgccagctgcctgcctgcctgcccgccccaggaacggctcagcccagccccggcAGCTCTGGCCGGCTCCAGAGCCTGGGAGCAAGCCCCAGCACaaacaatacagaaaaacagGCAAGGAAAATCGAAAAGGCGAGACAGAGAGACTTTTGTTTCCCAGGTCCCACACCCTGTTTGTcggcggctgcggggcggggATGCGGCGCAGCGAGGGTGTATTCGCAGCACACCCGGCCGGGGATGCCGCGCGGGACGGCTGCCAGCTGCACCAGCTGAATTCCCGCGTGGCGGGGTCTGGCTCCGAAAGGAAAGGGCAAAGCTCTCCTGCTCGCTCCCAGCGCAGCCCAGAGCGAGGCAACGACCTCCCCACGCGAACACAAATCGATGGCCCCAAAGCAACGGGTCTCAGCCACGGCCAGAGCCAGCAGCCTGCGCTAAGACCACCTTCCCCCGCCGGGGCTCTCACCCTCTATTTGCGGGGCAGGCCAGTGCCCCAGGGACAGACCAGTTCCTGTCCAAAGCCAGCCGGTGTGCATCACTCCAACCAGGCCTAAAACACGCACGCGGCACCTGACTCGGTCTATGTGTTACGGACGCTGTCCCAGCACAGGGTAGTGAGGGGCCCTAGCCAGAATCAGCTCTGCGCAGGTGCAGAGCACTGCATTGCTCTGCATTGCACAGCTCTGCCCTGTTTGAGGCATCTGGAAGACTTTCATTTTGCCCCTTGCACTCCGGCAGGAGCAAGGTGCCGAGAGAGGTGCCGAGAATGATCTGAGCTACGTGTATGAATCTCGGCGCTGCTGATTAATTGAGCTGTCAGCTACGTTCCCAGGAACTtcatctcctgctgctggccagctCGAAAGCCCATTGCTGCAACTTTCCAGGACTTCCGGGAGAGCAGAATGACTCAGGGCCATGTCGCAATGCAAGATCCCAACTTGTGCTTGCTATAAACGGCCTCCAGCTACGTTCCAGGGACATGATTATACTTTCACTACCTCACACACAAGGTCTTCTTTCCAGAGAGACATACAGTAAGGAgacttgctgctgctgtggtcCTGGCAACTGCtggaggcagcccaggagactgccaaagggtcagtCCCCCATCAGACTGCCGGTGATTTGCCCTAACCAGGGGACACCAGCCCCTCAACCAGCCAGCAGCAGTCCCACTGCCGCTTTGCAAGGCTTTTGCAATAGATGGTGGCTGAGAGAAATCCCCCAGACTGGTTTTAGCCCAGGTAGCTTGGGACTCTATCCAACAGCTGCAGCACAATGGGGGTTAGCTCTGTATCACAGTCAACAGACAGATAGTCTCAGTCTTTAAACAATGGGATCTCAACCAGTTGTCAAGCCCTGAGCCCATGATTATACACCAAGCCCGAAACAACTGAATTGCACGCCCCAGGGAGCGATCAAGTTCCATGCACGGTCATGCAGCACTGCACTGCAGTGTTAGTCAAAGGCACAGACAGCACCTCCCCTGCTGCTGCGGGCCACTGCCAAACACGTGGGCTACCCCTGGCTGGGCCATGAACCCGAGCTCCTGAATGGCACAGGATGTTTTCTAAAGGATGAGGCTCACGTTGCAGGATCCTGCAAATGCATGTCTGTGACCTGCTAATGCGTCTGCCTGCAATGACTGTGCTGTCACCTCCCTGGATGAGTCATGCAAGAACAGTGGGCAGGGTCAAGGGAGATGTgtaaaaagcagcttttaatcAGCACTGATGACATTCCAGCAGTGGAGGAGGCTGTATGCCTGGTATGCCTGTCCGACAGCAGGAGGGCTGCAGGACTTGGAGCAGGCAAGACCAGTCTTGTCTCAGTGGCACGGTCCCACAAGCAGTCTGAGGCTAAAGCTCGGACACCCACGCTCCTCTCGCCACGGCACAGAGGTGTGAAGGGGAGCTCTCCTCTAAGCCATCTTTTGCCCCCCGGATGTCCCATAGCAGGGGCAGGGAGGGTTCAGACACTGCTGATTCTGCCCTAAGAGTCCTCAAGTCTCAGACACTTGGGCGTTACCTCAGTGACCCCAATCCTAAAGGATGCTTTGAACATTTCATCCTGCAGTTAGCAACGAACTGGATCTCAAGCCACAGAGCTGGAGTCCTTCCTATTCCAGTTGGCAACCTGCAGCCAAGCTGGCTGGACAGTGGGAGTCCTGGTTTCCAGGGGTCTTTGCCCCTAAAGCCTTTACCTTGTGCCAAGTACCAAAACAGGCTCCACACTGCACTGGTTGTGCTTGCACAGAGCAAGATGCACAAGCAAACTCCTCATCTGCTCCACCCAGGATAAACACCCTCACCCCCAGATGCTGCTCTCGGAGCGCACCCGTACGCCAGGTCCTGAACAGATCCATCAGGCACTGCCTTTTGAACACGCTGTCGCCCTGCTTTGCCCATTGCGCTCTTTCCTGCTGGTACCTGCTgagtggcagcagctgctgttcAGCTGGAGTCACCAGGCACCTACACGGCCATGCAAGGACACTGCACACTCGGCAGGCCCAGTGCTGCATGCATCAAAGGAGGGCTTCCAGACAAGGCAACAAAAACCCCACTGAATCTTAAGGGACAGAGAGCCAGGTGCTCCCCGCTGCTACGAGCTGCCCAATGCAACATGCTGAATTAGGGACAAAAACCTCTCTAGCTGTTTTCTAGCACTGGCAAATCCTTGTATCGGTTCCAGTTCTGCTCCGGCCTCAGTCACACTGTTGCCTGCCCCAGCAACCTGGTGCCCAGATAGTTAGAGTGACATTTCTTCTTCCCCTGCCACAGCAGGCATGGTCACACGAGGGCCTCACCTCTGCGGGACAGCCGGGTGTCTGCGTCTGTGTCCACAAAGAGCTTCATGCGGAAGAGGTCCCGCACCTCCTGGCTGTAGAAGGCCAGGATGCCTTCGAAGAGCACCACGTCGGCAGGGTAGACAGTCACCGTCTCCTCTTTcctagcagggggaaggaggagagtcAAAATACGCTGGCAGGGAAAACAGGCTAAGGGCAGgtggg
This genomic window contains:
- the UCK2 gene encoding uridine-cytidine kinase 2 isoform X2 gives rise to the protein MHSACFCMFALVVDGLALLRFLQKCCGVRGALPSSREEPSWPSQVPTGEALGLACKTCKRLLAEVGGEGLGLLPALPFVLLGSVRMPWIRFAAVGKEETVTVYPADVVLFEGILAFYSQEVRDLFRMKLFVDTDADTRLSRRVLRDISERGRDLEQILSQYITFVKPAFEEFCLPTKKYADVIIPRGADNEVAINLIVQHIQDILNGGLSKRQSNGYLNGYTPPRQRQPSESSSRPH
- the UCK2 gene encoding uridine-cytidine kinase 2 isoform X1, translated to MAGDSEQRLEEHGQPSGGEPFLIGVSGGTASGKSSVCSKIVQLLGQNEVDYRQKQVVIVSQDSFYRVLTSEQKSKALKGQFNFDHPDAFDNELIVKTLKEITEGKTVQIPVYDFVSHSRKEETVTVYPADVVLFEGILAFYSQEVRDLFRMKLFVDTDADTRLSRRVLRDISERGRDLEQILSQYITFVKPAFEEFCLPTKKYADVIIPRGADNEVAINLIVQHIQDILNGGLSKRQSNGYLNGYTPPRQRQPSESSSRPH